From Cellulomonas fimi ATCC 484, a single genomic window includes:
- a CDS encoding carbohydrate ABC transporter permease codes for MSAPSVPVIAQTAGRGAARAAARKRGGPQGSDRRPGWVTYVILGLAIVASILPLYYAFLLASSTSQYIAQNPIPSLIPQGHFFENVSRVLNSDIKFWQAVGNSVIVAVVTSLSVVLFSTLAGFSFSKLRFRGRNGLLVFVIATTAVPTQLGIVPLFIVMSELGWTGKLIAVIVPGLVTAFGVFWMTQYLESALPYELIEAARVDGASMIRTFWHVALPAARPAAFMLGLFTFVGSWTSFFWPFIVLGSSNPTLPVAVQLLQATYFKDMALIMAGVTVSVIPLIILFFVAGRQLVAGIMQGAVKG; via the coding sequence ATGAGCGCCCCCTCCGTTCCCGTCATCGCGCAGACCGCCGGCCGCGGCGCTGCCCGTGCGGCGGCGCGCAAGCGTGGCGGACCCCAGGGGTCCGACCGTCGGCCGGGCTGGGTGACCTACGTCATCCTCGGGCTCGCGATCGTCGCGTCGATCCTGCCGCTGTACTACGCATTCCTGCTCGCCTCCTCGACGAGCCAGTACATCGCGCAGAACCCGATCCCGTCGCTCATCCCGCAGGGTCACTTCTTCGAGAACGTCAGCCGCGTCCTGAACTCGGACATCAAGTTCTGGCAGGCCGTCGGCAACTCCGTCATCGTCGCGGTCGTCACGTCCCTGTCGGTCGTGCTGTTCTCGACGCTCGCCGGCTTCTCGTTCTCGAAGCTGCGCTTCCGCGGCCGCAACGGCCTGCTCGTGTTCGTCATCGCGACGACCGCCGTCCCGACGCAGCTGGGCATCGTCCCGCTGTTCATCGTGATGTCGGAGCTCGGCTGGACCGGCAAGCTCATCGCCGTCATCGTCCCGGGCCTCGTCACCGCGTTCGGCGTGTTCTGGATGACCCAGTACCTCGAGTCCGCGCTCCCCTACGAGCTCATCGAGGCCGCCCGGGTCGACGGCGCGTCCATGATCCGCACGTTCTGGCACGTCGCCCTCCCGGCGGCGCGTCCCGCGGCGTTCATGCTCGGTCTGTTCACGTTCGTCGGTTCCTGGACGAGCTTCTTCTGGCCGTTCATCGTCCTGGGCTCCTCGAACCCGACCCTGCCGGTCGCCGTGCAGCTCCTGCAGGCGACCTACTTCAAGGACATGGCGCTGATCATGGCCGGCGTGACCGTCTCGGTCATCCCGCTGATCATCCTGTTCTTCG